One stretch of Chlamydia abortus DNA includes these proteins:
- a CDS encoding 4-hydroxy-3-methylbut-2-en-1-yl diphosphate synthase: MIHPPAQKQAARRYTHSVKIGNLYVGSDHSIKTQSMTTTPTADVDATVAQICALVEARCEIARVTVQGIKEAQACEHIKERLIALGIDVPLVADIHFFPQAAMHVADFVDKVRINPGNFVDKRNMFTGKIYTDKHYADSLLRLEEKFSPLVEKCKRLGKAMRIGVNHGSLSERVMQRYGDTIEGMVVSALEYIEVCEKLGYRDVVFSMKSSNPKVMVAAYRQLAKDLDARGWHYPLHLGVTEAGMGMDGIIKSSVGIGTLLTEGLGDTIRCSLTGCPTQEIPVCESLLKHTTTYLNLPRKNNPFALENSESFVNASKKITKTTPWGSVYGVFIKLNEDHMLNTPVEQLLEQLGIHPENGKKDFTTPDGVVVPKSFIGTSVLKKLEQHFIVFHHHEVPCLYDYNHEIWNQEEVLSSPFVHFHASPPFIHSTRDFFEKKQGEQQPVKLVFSKDLDDECEAAVAIATEFGALLLDGLGEAVILDLPNIPLSTVREIAFGTLQSAGVRLVKTEYISCPGCGRTLFDLPEVTKRIHERTQHLVGLKIAVMGCIVNGPGEMADADFGFVGSKTGMVDLYVKHTCVKAHIPMEQAEDELVLLLKEHGVWKDPE; the protein is encoded by the coding sequence GGTTGCGCAAATTTGTGCCTTGGTAGAAGCTAGGTGTGAAATTGCTCGTGTTACCGTACAAGGGATTAAAGAAGCTCAGGCATGCGAACATATAAAAGAACGTTTGATCGCCTTAGGAATCGATGTTCCCCTTGTAGCTGATATACATTTCTTTCCTCAAGCAGCAATGCATGTGGCAGACTTTGTAGATAAAGTCCGTATTAACCCGGGAAACTTCGTGGATAAACGCAACATGTTCACGGGGAAAATATATACAGATAAACACTATGCCGATAGCCTTCTGCGATTAGAAGAAAAATTCTCTCCTCTTGTTGAGAAATGCAAGCGTTTAGGGAAAGCCATGAGAATTGGAGTGAACCACGGCTCTCTTTCCGAACGTGTTATGCAACGTTACGGCGATACCATTGAAGGTATGGTAGTTTCAGCGCTTGAGTATATTGAAGTATGCGAAAAGCTGGGTTACCGTGACGTAGTTTTCTCTATGAAATCTAGCAACCCTAAAGTGATGGTTGCTGCGTACCGTCAGTTAGCTAAAGATCTTGATGCCCGTGGCTGGCATTATCCTCTACATCTCGGGGTTACTGAAGCCGGAATGGGAATGGATGGGATTATTAAATCCTCTGTGGGCATAGGGACTCTCCTCACCGAAGGTCTAGGTGATACTATTCGTTGTTCTTTAACGGGGTGTCCGACACAAGAAATCCCTGTTTGTGAAAGTTTATTAAAACATACAACGACATACCTGAATCTTCCTAGGAAAAATAATCCCTTTGCTTTAGAAAATTCTGAAAGTTTCGTCAATGCTTCTAAGAAAATCACGAAAACCACCCCGTGGGGATCGGTCTATGGTGTTTTTATTAAACTGAATGAAGATCATATGCTCAATACACCCGTGGAACAGCTACTTGAGCAATTAGGCATCCACCCTGAAAATGGGAAAAAAGATTTCACGACTCCTGATGGTGTGGTTGTTCCAAAAAGTTTTATCGGCACTTCGGTTCTTAAAAAATTAGAACAACATTTCATTGTTTTCCATCATCACGAAGTCCCTTGCCTCTATGATTACAACCACGAGATTTGGAATCAGGAGGAAGTGTTAAGTTCGCCTTTTGTGCATTTTCACGCTTCACCTCCGTTTATTCACAGTACAAGAGATTTCTTTGAAAAGAAACAGGGTGAGCAACAACCTGTAAAATTGGTATTTTCCAAAGATCTCGATGATGAATGTGAGGCAGCAGTGGCTATAGCTACAGAATTCGGAGCCCTCCTCCTCGATGGTTTAGGAGAAGCTGTAATTTTGGATCTTCCTAACATTCCGCTTAGCACAGTCCGCGAAATCGCCTTCGGCACCTTACAAAGTGCTGGCGTACGTTTAGTAAAAACCGAGTATATCTCATGTCCTGGATGCGGAAGAACTCTCTTTGACCTTCCCGAAGTGACAAAACGTATTCACGAGAGAACACAACATCTTGTAGGATTAAAAATCGCCGTTATGGGATGTATTGTTAATGGTCCAGGAGAAATGGCAGATGCTGATTTTGGGTTTGTAGGATCTAAAACTGGCATGGTCGATCTCTATGTAAAACACACATGCGTGAAAGCGCATATCCCCATGGAACAGGCTGAAGACGAGCTTGTGCTTCTTCTGAAAGAACATGGTGTATGGAAAGATCCTGAATGA